From Pleurocapsa sp. PCC 7319:
GCTGGGACTCAATTCATTCTTTGTGTCCCCATTTCCCTGTATTTCCGCATCAATCTTAACCATCCCATGATAATGCAACGCTAATTTATTGATTGAATTTATACTCAAGCTTGTCATATCTAACTTAATCGTAGCAGCATTTAGTTAGTAGCTGCTTGCACTTACATTTAATTAGTACACTGACAAAGCAAAATTAATTTTAAATGAACGAAAAACTAGAATCACTGCTTCAATTAGCCTCCGATCAAGGAGCAAGTCATGCAGAAGTTTATCAAGTAACATCTCAATCTCAGCCAGTATTTTTTGAGGGTAACCATCTCAAACAGCTAGAAAGTTCTCAATCAGTAGGTACAGCTTTGAGATTATGGTACGATAATCGACCAGGTTTAGCGGTAGCTTATGGCAATATCGAACCAGAATTGCTCGTGAGTAAAGCGATCGCCTTATCTCAACTTAACGAACCTGAAATCATTGAATTAGCTTCAGCACGTAAAGCTATTTATGATCTAGCTGGAGCGACAGCTTCTGTAGAAGAATTAGTGCAATTAGGAAATCAGGCAATCACTCGTGTACGAGAAGAATATCCTGAAGTAATTTGTTCGGCAGAGTTGGAGTCAGAACAAGAAACTACTACTTTGATTAATTCTCAGGGATTACATTGCCAATACAGCGAATCAGCTTTGAGTTACTATATCGGTGCCGAGTTGGTGCGCGGTGAAGATTTTTTAGGTATTTACGATGGAGAATATAGCAAAGAGAAACTAAATATTGAGCTAGTAACCGAGCAAATTATCCAGCGTCTAGATTGGGCAAAGGTTAATATTACTCCCCCTCAAGGTAATGTCCCAGTATTGTTTACTGTTAATGCTGCTACCTTACTCTGGGATACGGTTTCATCAGCTTTAAACGGCAAAAGAGTTCGAGAAAAATCTTCTCCTTGGAGTGAGCTAAGACAAAAGCTAGTTGTCTCAGAATTGATTAATCTTTCACAGCGACCAGAGCAGCCACCTTATGATTGTCCTTTTGATGATGAGGGAATGCCTACCCAGAATTTAGACCTGATTAATCAAGGAGTATTAAATCAATTTTATTGCGATCGCACTATTGCCAGGGAATTAGGTCTCGAACCTACGGGTAATGGCTTTCGTCCTGGGTTAGATAGTTATCCTAGTCCTTCTTTAGTGAATTTAGTAGTTGCCCCAGGTAATGATTCTTTTTCGGAGTTGATCGCTAAATTAGATAATGGCGTTATTGTCGATCAGATGTTGGGTAGTGGTGCTGATATTGGCGGAGATTTTTCCGTAAATGTCGATCTGGGTTATCGAGTTAAGAATGGTGAAATAGTGGGGCGAATTAAAGATACAGCGATCGCGGGCAATGTCTATCAAATTTTGCAACAGGTCATTGCTGTGGGTAAGGATGCTAACTGGAATGGTTCTTGTTTTACTCCTTCCCTAATTGTGGAAGGGATTTCGGTAGTAGGTAGTAGATAACGAAATTAACAGTGGAAAAAAGTAGTTTTTCCCTTGTTTAAGTAATGAGTAATAAGTAAATACCCATTACTTATCAAGTAAAATTGAATTACCACATTCTTTTTTACTCATGATTAATCATAACGCAAATATAAGTATTCAAGAAAGAACAGAAGATTTTGCCATAAGAGTTGTCAAAGCTTATTCTGAACTAAATAAAAGACCTTTTGACGACGCAGCTAAGATCTTGTCCAAACAATTTTTGAGAAGCGGAACATCAATAGGAGCTAATTGTTCAGAAGCTAAAATATGCACAATCGACTAAAGATTTTATCAACAAGTATTCTATAGCCTTAAAGGAAGCTAATGAAACTCTTTATTGGATAAAAATAATGATTAAATCGGCGCTAGTATCAAAATCAAGATTTCAAAAGATGATAGAAAAAAATGAAAGAATTATTAAGATATTAACAGCTTCAATCAACAAATTGAAAGAAAAATAATTCACTCATTACTCATTACTCATTACTCATTACTCATTACTCATTACTCATTACTCATTACTCATTACTCATTACTCATTACTCATTACTCATTACTCATTACTCATTACTCATTACTCATTACTCATTACTCGTTACTCGTTACTCGTTATTAATTCCACGAGATTTAAGTAGACGCAGGCGTTTTTTGCGGGCAATTTCTTGCAAGTCTACATTGCGGTCAGTTTCATCGACAATTTCCCCAGTTAACACTTCTAAAACATCTTCTAAAGTGACGACTCCAGCCACTCCGCCATATTCATCTAACACCACTGCCAGGTGTTCTCTGTTTTCCTGAAAGACTTTGAGGAGTTTATCGGCGCGATTGGTTTCAGGAACAAAATGCACAGGACGTTGCAGATTGTTGATTTGGCGATCGCCTTTGCCTTCAATCATTGCCGTGAGTAATTCATCCTTCAACACTAAGCCGGTAACATTATCAACAGTATCTTCAATTACTAGAATACGAGTATGTTGAGACTTAATAATCTCCTCTTGGCATTCATTCAAAGTTTGGTCGCCCTTGAGGTAGGTAATAATAATTCTGGGGGTCATTAAA
This genomic window contains:
- a CDS encoding TldD/PmbA family protein: MNEKLESLLQLASDQGASHAEVYQVTSQSQPVFFEGNHLKQLESSQSVGTALRLWYDNRPGLAVAYGNIEPELLVSKAIALSQLNEPEIIELASARKAIYDLAGATASVEELVQLGNQAITRVREEYPEVICSAELESEQETTTLINSQGLHCQYSESALSYYIGAELVRGEDFLGIYDGEYSKEKLNIELVTEQIIQRLDWAKVNITPPQGNVPVLFTVNAATLLWDTVSSALNGKRVREKSSPWSELRQKLVVSELINLSQRPEQPPYDCPFDDEGMPTQNLDLINQGVLNQFYCDRTIARELGLEPTGNGFRPGLDSYPSPSLVNLVVAPGNDSFSELIAKLDNGVIVDQMLGSGADIGGDFSVNVDLGYRVKNGEIVGRIKDTAIAGNVYQILQQVIAVGKDANWNGSCFTPSLIVEGISVVGSR
- a CDS encoding four helix bundle protein, which encodes MINHNANISIQERTEDFAIRVVKAYSELNKRPFDDAAKILSKQFLRSGTSIGANCSEAKICTID
- a CDS encoding four helix bundle protein — encoded protein: MALKEANETLYWIKIMIKSALVSKSRFQKMIEKNERIIKILTASINKLKEK